A region of Malaciobacter marinus DNA encodes the following proteins:
- the pckA gene encoding phosphoenolpyruvate carboxykinase (ATP): MPDIENSLGLENVGKVYRNLDVDTLIKHAVDNEGAKVSSTGALMIDTGIFTGRSPKDKFFVNQDPSNKYISWGDINQAVTKDVYEDLLTNSKKQLSNKDLYITDVYCGASLDSRKSVRFITEVAWQAHFIQNMFIVPQTKEELDNFKPDFTIYNSCKTIDKSYVSHNLHSEVYVVFNVEENCAIIGGTWYAGEMKKGVFSMMNYWLPLEGKLSMHCSANIGKDGDTALFFGLSGTGKTTLSTDPNRALIGDDEHGWDDNGIFNFEGGCYAKVINLDESSEPEIFGAIKKGAILENVIYDENGVVDYTDGSKTENTRVSYPLEHIENHTPDMKGGHPQNIIFLCADAFGVLPPVSKLTRDQAMYYFLSGYTAKVAGTERGITEPVATFSSCFGEAFLPLNPTVYAELLGKKIDKHNVNVFLVNTGWTGGPYGIGSRMSIKNTRACINGILDGSINSSEFEMLPYFNLLIPKTLSGVDTEVLNPRNTWEDKEAYDETAKKLAGMYIENFKKYLTLESEFDFTTAGPQL; encoded by the coding sequence ATGCCTGATATAGAAAACTCACTTGGACTTGAAAATGTAGGGAAAGTTTATAGAAATCTTGATGTAGACACCCTAATAAAACACGCTGTTGACAATGAAGGTGCTAAAGTTTCATCAACTGGTGCACTAATGATTGATACTGGTATCTTTACGGGAAGAAGCCCTAAAGATAAATTTTTTGTAAATCAAGACCCCTCAAATAAATATATTTCTTGGGGTGATATAAATCAAGCTGTTACAAAAGATGTATATGAAGACCTATTAACAAACTCAAAGAAACAATTAAGTAATAAAGATTTATACATAACAGATGTTTATTGTGGTGCTAGTTTAGATAGTAGAAAATCTGTTAGATTTATTACAGAAGTTGCTTGGCAAGCTCATTTTATTCAAAATATGTTTATTGTTCCACAAACAAAAGAAGAATTAGACAATTTTAAACCTGATTTTACAATATATAACTCTTGTAAAACAATTGATAAATCATATGTAAGTCATAACTTACACTCAGAAGTTTATGTAGTATTTAATGTTGAAGAAAACTGTGCAATTATCGGTGGTACTTGGTATGCTGGTGAGATGAAAAAAGGTGTTTTCTCAATGATGAACTATTGGCTTCCTTTAGAAGGTAAACTTTCAATGCATTGTTCTGCAAATATTGGGAAAGATGGTGACACTGCCCTATTCTTTGGTCTTTCAGGAACTGGAAAAACTACATTATCTACTGATCCAAATAGAGCATTAATTGGTGATGATGAGCATGGATGGGATGATAATGGAATTTTCAATTTTGAAGGTGGTTGCTATGCAAAAGTAATCAATCTTGATGAAAGCTCTGAACCAGAAATTTTTGGTGCCATTAAAAAAGGTGCGATTTTAGAAAATGTAATATATGATGAAAATGGTGTTGTTGACTATACTGATGGTAGTAAAACAGAAAATACTAGAGTTTCTTATCCTTTAGAACATATAGAAAATCACACTCCTGATATGAAAGGTGGACATCCACAAAATATTATTTTCTTATGTGCTGATGCATTTGGAGTTTTACCTCCTGTTTCAAAACTTACTAGAGATCAAGCTATGTATTACTTTTTAAGTGGTTATACTGCAAAAGTAGCAGGGACAGAAAGAGGTATTACTGAACCTGTTGCTACTTTCTCATCTTGTTTTGGTGAAGCATTTTTACCATTAAATCCTACTGTATATGCTGAACTTTTAGGTAAGAAAATTGATAAACATAATGTAAACGTATTTTTAGTAAATACAGGATGGACTGGTGGCCCTTATGGCATTGGTTCAAGAATGAGTATTAAGAATACAAGAGCTTGTATAAATGGGATTTTAGATGGTTCAATTAACTCTTCTGAATTTGAAATGCTTCCATATTTCAATTTATTAATTCCTAAAACTTTAAGTGGAGTAGATACAGAAGTATTAAATCCAAGAAATACATGGGAAGATAAAGAAGCATATGATGAAACTGCAAAAAAACTTGCAGGAATGTATATAGAAAACTTTAAAAAATATCTTACTTTAGAAAGTGAATTTGATTTTACAACAGCAGGTCCACAACTTTAA
- a CDS encoding sodium ion-translocating decarboxylase subunit beta — protein MKKNLIISIFVFLMSICSVNALAATTSHETTQTEKAEYESRTLPELIKSFYHTTGLNAIINPKEGVKDSHGEDMTLFAQSFGRVLMIIICFVLFYLAIKKGFEPLLLIPIGFGGILANIPIANIAGDHGMLGIIYNMGIANEFFPLLIFMGVGAMTDFGPLLANPKTALLGGAAQFGIFGSLVGAVVLSQYVPGIEFSLQQAAAISIIGGADGPTSIFIASALAPELLGAIAVAAYSYMALVPVIQPPIMRALTTDAERKIKMRSMRKVSKLEKIVFPIVVLVLTLLILPDASPLIGALCFGNFAKESGVVERLSDTMQNALINIVTIFLGLGVGSKLAAEQFLVAETMGIMVIGLVAFAAGTAAGLIMAKIMNKVSSKDNQINPLIGAAGVSAVPMAARVVSKEGQKYDPSNVMLMHAMGPNVAGVIGSAVAAGVLLSIFK, from the coding sequence ATGAAGAAAAATCTAATTATATCAATTTTTGTTTTTTTGATGAGTATCTGCAGTGTTAATGCACTTGCAGCTACTACAAGTCATGAAACTACACAAACTGAAAAAGCAGAATATGAATCAAGAACTTTACCAGAATTAATTAAGTCATTTTATCATACTACAGGACTTAACGCAATTATTAATCCAAAAGAAGGAGTAAAAGATTCTCATGGAGAAGACATGACTCTTTTTGCTCAAAGCTTTGGTAGAGTACTTATGATTATTATCTGTTTTGTACTATTTTATTTAGCAATTAAAAAAGGTTTTGAACCCTTACTTTTAATTCCAATTGGTTTTGGAGGAATATTAGCTAATATACCCATTGCAAATATTGCCGGTGATCATGGTATGCTTGGTATTATTTACAATATGGGTATTGCAAATGAATTCTTCCCATTACTTATTTTCATGGGTGTGGGAGCTATGACTGACTTTGGTCCTCTTCTTGCAAATCCAAAAACAGCTCTATTGGGTGGAGCTGCACAATTTGGTATATTTGGTTCTTTAGTTGGTGCAGTTGTACTTTCACAATATGTTCCAGGTATTGAGTTTAGTTTACAACAAGCTGCTGCTATTTCTATTATTGGTGGAGCAGATGGTCCAACATCTATTTTTATAGCTTCTGCACTAGCTCCTGAATTATTAGGTGCAATTGCTGTTGCTGCTTACTCATATATGGCTTTAGTTCCTGTAATTCAGCCTCCAATAATGAGAGCACTTACAACTGATGCAGAAAGAAAAATTAAAATGAGATCAATGAGGAAAGTTTCTAAACTTGAAAAAATTGTTTTTCCTATTGTTGTATTAGTGCTTACTTTACTTATTTTACCAGATGCATCACCACTTATTGGGGCACTTTGTTTTGGTAATTTTGCAAAAGAATCAGGAGTTGTTGAGAGACTTTCTGATACAATGCAAAACGCTTTAATTAACATAGTTACAATTTTTCTAGGGCTAGGAGTTGGTTCAAAACTTGCTGCTGAACAATTTTTAGTTGCTGAAACTATGGGAATTATGGTAATTGGACTAGTTGCATTTGCTGCAGGTACTGCTGCAGGGCTTATAATGGCTAAAATAATGAATAAAGTTAGTTCAAAAGATAATCAAATAAACCCTTTAATTGGTGCAGCTGGAGTCTCAGCAGTTCCAATGGCTGCTAGAGTTGTAAGCAAAGAAGGACAAAAATATGACCCTTCAAATGTTATGCTTATGCATGCAATGGGTCCAAATGTTGCTGGAGTTATTGGTTCTGCCGTAGCTGCTGGTGTACTTTTATCGATTTTTAAATAA
- a CDS encoding biotin/lipoyl-containing protein, which produces MAKKYIDVMDTTFRDGFQSVFGGRVLMEDFFPAVEAAKDAGITHFEFGGGARFQSLFFYLRENAFDMMDRFREIVGPDANLQTLARGINTVMLDTGSRELVEMHAKMFAKHGVSTIRNFDALNDVQNLEYSAECIKKYSLNHEVVVTLMDLPPGCVGAHDVPFYEKTLRNILDSNVPYDSICFKDASGTSSPQKIYETIKMARKLVGDDTHIRLHTHETAGVSIACYLAALEAGADGIDLAASPVSGGTSQPDILTMLHAVKGKNYDLGGLDTEKILKYQEVLTDCLKDYFIPPEATQVSPLIPFSPMPGGALTANTQMMRDNGTLDKFPDVIKAMREVVEKGGYGTSVTPVSQFYWQQAYANVMFGPWKQIAPGYGKMVLGYFGKTPTKPDEEVVKLASEKLKLEPTSENPLDIADRDEKKTMAYWEKRLNEENIEATEENIFIAAACDEKGIAFLKGDSPLSVRKNEKVCKQGESKNMNNASGNYTVVVDGQKFNVTVAEGDANIQITPAETSSTPVETSGDQQEVPAAVNGNVWKVLVKEGEKVEKDQKIMILEAMKMEIDINAPQAGTISKILVSQNEAVDEGQSLAIIS; this is translated from the coding sequence ATGGCGAAGAAATATATAGATGTCATGGATACTACTTTTAGAGATGGATTTCAATCTGTCTTTGGTGGTAGAGTTCTAATGGAGGATTTCTTTCCAGCTGTTGAAGCTGCGAAAGATGCTGGAATAACTCACTTTGAGTTTGGTGGAGGAGCGAGATTTCAATCTTTATTCTTTTATTTAAGAGAAAATGCTTTTGATATGATGGATAGATTCAGAGAAATAGTCGGTCCAGATGCAAATCTTCAAACTTTAGCAAGAGGAATAAATACAGTTATGCTTGATACAGGTTCAAGGGAACTTGTTGAAATGCATGCAAAAATGTTTGCAAAACATGGTGTTTCTACTATTAGAAACTTTGATGCATTAAATGATGTTCAAAACTTGGAATATTCTGCTGAATGTATTAAAAAATATAGTTTAAATCATGAAGTTGTTGTAACCTTAATGGATTTACCTCCTGGCTGTGTTGGAGCTCATGATGTCCCTTTTTATGAAAAAACTTTAAGAAATATTTTAGATAGCAATGTACCTTATGATTCAATATGTTTCAAAGATGCTTCAGGTACAAGTTCTCCTCAAAAAATTTATGAAACTATTAAAATGGCAAGAAAACTTGTTGGTGATGATACACATATAAGACTTCATACTCATGAAACTGCTGGTGTATCAATAGCTTGTTATTTAGCTGCATTAGAAGCAGGAGCTGATGGTATTGACTTAGCTGCAAGTCCAGTTAGTGGAGGTACATCTCAACCTGATATTTTAACAATGCTACATGCAGTAAAAGGGAAAAACTATGATCTTGGTGGACTTGATACTGAAAAAATATTAAAATACCAAGAAGTTTTAACTGATTGTTTAAAAGATTACTTTATCCCACCAGAAGCTACTCAAGTATCTCCTTTAATTCCTTTCTCACCAATGCCTGGTGGAGCTTTAACTGCAAATACACAAATGATGAGAGACAATGGAACTTTAGATAAATTTCCAGATGTAATTAAAGCAATGAGAGAAGTAGTAGAAAAAGGTGGATATGGAACATCTGTTACTCCTGTTTCACAATTTTATTGGCAACAAGCATATGCAAATGTGATGTTTGGACCATGGAAACAAATTGCTCCAGGTTATGGGAAAATGGTTCTTGGGTACTTTGGAAAAACTCCTACAAAACCAGATGAAGAAGTAGTAAAATTAGCTTCTGAAAAATTAAAACTAGAACCAACTTCTGAAAATCCTTTAGATATAGCAGATAGAGATGAAAAGAAAACTATGGCATATTGGGAAAAAAGATTAAATGAAGAAAACATTGAAGCTACAGAAGAAAATATTTTTATTGCAGCTGCTTGCGATGAAAAAGGAATTGCATTCTTAAAAGGTGATAGTCCTTTAAGTGTAAGAAAAAATGAAAAAGTTTGTAAACAAGGGGAAAGTAAAAATATGAATAATGCTAGTGGAAACTACACTGTAGTAGTAGATGGACAAAAATTTAATGTAACAGTTGCAGAAGGTGATGCTAATATTCAAATTACACCTGCAGAAACATCATCAACACCTGTAGAAACATCAGGAGATCAACAAGAAGTTCCAGCAGCAGTAAATGGTAATGTTTGGAAAGTTTTAGTTAAAGAAGGTGAAAAAGTTGAAAAAGATCAAAAAATAATGATCTTAGAGGCTATGAAAATGGAAATTGATATTAATGCACCACAAGCTGGTACAATTTCAAAAATTTTAGTATCTCAAAATGAAGCAGTTGATGAGGGACAATCTTTAGCTATTATTAGCTAA
- a CDS encoding OadG family protein, translated as MEENIIIEALKFMVLGMGVVFSFLIILIFVLKGQAALISKYFPEKEKQPVKKPQAPVASNSTKIAAIMAAVQHHENLKG; from the coding sequence ATGGAAGAAAATATAATAATTGAAGCACTCAAGTTTATGGTTTTAGGAATGGGAGTTGTATTCTCATTTTTGATAATTTTAATTTTTGTGCTTAAAGGGCAAGCTGCCTTAATAAGTAAGTATTTTCCTGAGAAGGAAAAACAACCTGTAAAAAAACCGCAAGCACCTGTTGCTTCTAATTCTACAAAAATAGCTGCTATCATGGCTGCTGTTCAACATCATGAAAATCTTAAAGGTTAA